Proteins encoded together in one Psychrobacter sanguinis window:
- a CDS encoding 2OG-Fe(II) oxygenase, which yields MTTVVKTTIESNLSPTTYHFQDPITAAIPPPLTPQDLADSKKQAYKALQQLPPNTPFTQQHNRLVNIDLSETQKSLAQSDFAVDWEQRIKDDVLDYFVSDGFIVLDDLYQSTALLALQAESGFIDYRDAKLTEGVRKTDIRGDRIRWITKDFYAGYHYLQSINELAFFLNRTLFAGIRHSEAHYACYPPGFGYKWHSDNPIGRDERVISAVFYLNDEWEDADGGQLSIVDEHNQLHQLLPKANRLVIFDSNLQHQVEIAHRQRYSIATWLRRDDALIITDPL from the coding sequence ATGACTACAGTCGTTAAGACGACCATCGAAAGCAATTTATCTCCAACTACTTATCACTTCCAAGACCCCATCACCGCAGCTATACCACCTCCGCTTACACCGCAAGACTTGGCTGACTCTAAAAAACAAGCCTATAAAGCCTTACAACAATTACCGCCCAATACCCCATTTACCCAGCAACATAACCGCTTGGTTAATATTGATTTGTCTGAAACTCAAAAGAGCCTAGCGCAATCAGACTTCGCAGTAGACTGGGAACAAAGAATAAAAGATGACGTATTAGACTACTTTGTGAGTGACGGGTTCATCGTCCTAGATGACCTCTACCAATCCACCGCTCTACTCGCTTTACAAGCTGAGAGTGGGTTTATTGATTATCGTGACGCCAAACTCACTGAAGGCGTGCGCAAAACAGATATTCGTGGAGACCGTATTCGCTGGATTACCAAAGATTTTTATGCAGGCTATCATTATCTACAAAGTATCAATGAATTGGCATTTTTCCTAAACCGTACTTTGTTCGCTGGTATTCGTCATAGCGAGGCACATTACGCTTGTTATCCGCCTGGATTTGGCTATAAATGGCATTCTGATAACCCTATCGGACGTGATGAACGTGTTATCTCTGCGGTATTTTATCTCAATGATGAATGGGAGGATGCTGATGGTGGGCAACTTTCTATCGTAGATGAACATAACCAACTGCACCAACTGTTACCTAAGGCCAATCGATTAGTCATCTTTGACAGTAATTTGCAGCATCAAGTCGAGATAGCGCATCGTCAACGTTATTCTATTGCCACTTGGCTACGCCGTGATGATGCACTTATCATTACCGACCCTTTATAG
- the dapE gene encoding succinyl-diaminopimelate desuccinylase, which yields MSSSDTTGQSGHLQQTPQQQTLALSIDLMRRDSVTPEDKHCQDVLVERLKPLDFNCEFMYFGDKETTAPNFDKNNAEVKNLWARRGTADPVVCFAGHTDVVPTGNVDNWKIPPFEPTVKDGFLWGRGAADMKTGIAAFTVATENFVKKHPNHNGSIAMLITSDEEGPSINGTVKVVEALEARNEKITYCLVGEPSSTDTLGDVIKNGRRGSLGGILTVTGKQGHVAYPHLAINPIHALLPALAEFTHTQWDSGNDFFPATSMQISNINGGTGANNVIPETVEVVFNFRFSTETTEEELRAKTHEILDRHFNDTEATYDIDWKLSGHPFLTAEGKLVDACKVAIKDVTGIDTTLSTSGGTSDGRFIAPTGAQVVELGVRNATIHQVDERVEIDDIGKLAQIYERMLEELLLD from the coding sequence ATGAGTTCTAGCGACACTACTGGGCAGTCTGGCCATTTACAACAAACTCCGCAGCAGCAAACCTTGGCGTTAAGCATTGATCTGATGCGCCGTGATTCAGTCACACCAGAAGATAAACACTGTCAAGATGTCTTAGTAGAGCGTTTAAAGCCTTTAGATTTCAACTGCGAATTCATGTATTTTGGCGATAAAGAGACAACTGCGCCCAACTTTGACAAAAATAATGCTGAAGTGAAGAACCTTTGGGCCAGACGTGGTACAGCCGATCCAGTGGTTTGCTTTGCCGGTCATACCGATGTGGTGCCTACGGGCAATGTTGATAACTGGAAAATCCCCCCGTTTGAGCCGACTGTCAAAGATGGCTTTTTATGGGGACGCGGTGCTGCCGATATGAAAACGGGTATTGCGGCCTTTACCGTCGCTACAGAAAACTTTGTCAAAAAACACCCTAATCATAACGGCTCTATTGCTATGCTGATTACCTCTGATGAAGAAGGTCCTTCTATCAACGGTACGGTAAAAGTAGTCGAAGCTTTGGAAGCTCGTAATGAAAAAATCACTTATTGTTTGGTTGGCGAGCCATCAAGCACCGATACTTTAGGCGATGTTATCAAAAACGGCCGTCGTGGCTCGTTAGGTGGCATACTTACGGTCACCGGTAAGCAAGGTCATGTGGCTTACCCTCACTTAGCGATTAACCCGATCCATGCTCTCCTGCCAGCATTAGCCGAATTTACCCATACCCAATGGGATAGTGGCAATGACTTTTTCCCGGCTACCTCTATGCAAATTTCAAATATTAATGGAGGCACCGGCGCCAATAATGTGATTCCTGAAACGGTAGAAGTGGTGTTTAACTTTAGATTCTCGACTGAAACAACAGAAGAAGAATTGAGAGCCAAAACCCATGAAATTTTAGACAGACATTTTAATGATACTGAAGCCACTTACGATATCGACTGGAAATTATCGGGTCATCCGTTCTTAACGGCTGAGGGTAAACTTGTTGATGCGTGTAAAGTAGCCATTAAAGACGTCACTGGTATTGACACTACCTTATCCACTTCAGGCGGCACTTCTGACGGCCGTTTTATCGCCCCAACTGGTGCGCAAGTGGTTGAACTGGGTGTGCGTAATGCTACCATCCACCAAGTTGATGAACGTGTTGAAATTGATGATATCGGTAAATTGGCTCAGATTTATGAGCGCATGCTAGAAGAGTTGTTGTTGGATTAA
- the iscX gene encoding Fe-S cluster assembly protein IscX yields MNQKLKWTDSLDIAIELVEKFPETDPQYIRFTDLHRWVTELENFDDDPNKSNEGILEAIQMNWIDEAD; encoded by the coding sequence ATGAATCAAAAACTTAAATGGACCGACAGCCTAGACATCGCCATCGAATTGGTGGAAAAGTTTCCAGAAACTGACCCACAATATATCCGTTTTACTGATTTACACCGCTGGGTAACCGAGCTTGAGAACTTCGATGACGATCCTAACAAATCAAACGAAGGTATCTTAGAAGCCATTCAGATGAATTGGATTGATGAGGCGGACTAG